A part of Roseitalea porphyridii genomic DNA contains:
- the acpS gene encoding holo-ACP synthase, giving the protein MIIGLGSDLIDIRRVERTLERHGERFVARVFTDIERERSERRRMRAASYAKRFAAKEACAKALGTGIARGVYWRDMGVVNLPSGKPTMALTGGAETRLRMLLPDGHEAAIHLTITDDHPLAQAFVVIEAVPARFAPSGD; this is encoded by the coding sequence ATGATCATCGGCCTCGGCAGCGACCTGATCGACATCCGCCGCGTCGAGCGCACGCTCGAGCGCCACGGCGAGCGCTTCGTCGCCCGCGTCTTCACCGATATCGAGCGCGAGCGGTCCGAGCGCCGCCGCATGCGCGCGGCCTCCTACGCCAAGCGGTTCGCGGCCAAGGAAGCCTGCGCCAAGGCGCTCGGGACGGGCATCGCGCGCGGCGTCTACTGGCGCGACATGGGCGTGGTGAACCTGCCCAGCGGCAAGCCGACCATGGCGCTCACCGGCGGCGCCGAGACCCGGCTGCGCATGCTGCTGCCCGACGGCCATGAAGCGGCCATACATCTGACCATAACCGACGACCATCCGCTGGCGCAGGCTTTCGTCGTCATCGAGGCCGTGCCCGCCCGATTTGCCCCCTCCGGCGATTGA
- a CDS encoding DUF2062 domain-containing protein — protein MLFKRRNQENRWTRLRVSMLPRRSYGRSMRYYAKRVMRIRATPHAIAAGVAAGAFASFTPLMGFHFILSFLLAFLLRGSMIAAAFGTAVGNPLTFPAIWASTLSLGRWLLGVDGNGADGTEFGSVFAEQGFVALWQPFIKPMLVGGVPMGLLVGVLIYIPTRMAVAAFQMRRAAQKAERAIALQESQASGHDVTEHDRRGIAS, from the coding sequence ATGCTGTTCAAGCGCCGCAACCAGGAAAACAGATGGACGCGCCTGCGCGTGTCCATGCTGCCGCGGCGCAGCTACGGTCGCTCGATGCGCTACTACGCCAAGCGCGTCATGCGCATCCGGGCGACGCCGCACGCCATCGCCGCCGGCGTCGCGGCCGGCGCGTTCGCCTCGTTCACGCCGCTGATGGGCTTTCACTTCATCCTTTCCTTCCTGCTCGCCTTCCTGCTGCGCGGCTCGATGATCGCGGCCGCCTTCGGCACCGCCGTCGGCAACCCGCTGACGTTTCCGGCGATTTGGGCCTCGACCCTGAGCCTGGGTCGCTGGCTGCTCGGCGTCGACGGCAACGGCGCCGACGGGACCGAGTTCGGCTCGGTGTTCGCCGAGCAGGGCTTCGTTGCGCTGTGGCAGCCCTTCATCAAGCCGATGCTGGTCGGCGGCGTACCGATGGGCCTGCTCGTCGGCGTTCTCATCTACATCCCGACCCGCATGGCCGTCGCCGCCTTCCAGATGCGGCGCGCCGCGCAGAAGGCCGAGCGCGCGATCGCCCTGCAGGAAAGCCAAGCGAGCGGGCACGATGTCACCGAACACGACCGGCGCGGCATCGCCTCATGA
- the lepB gene encoding signal peptidase I: MTVAEKTEKKSGGIGEVISVIVQALILALLIRTFLFQPFSIPSGSMRPTLLEGDYLFVSKFSYGYSRYSFPFGPDLFEGRVWADAPERGDVVVFKLPSNPRLDYIKRVIGLPGDTVQIREGALMLNGEPVEREAVGTIDDVDITEQNRPVQVYRETLPNGVSYRTLDVTQGTVGDDTREFVVPEGHFFMLGDNRDNSADSRFNVGYVPHENLVGRANIIFFSIAGGASPLEIWRWPTELRFDRFFRSASR; the protein is encoded by the coding sequence ATGACCGTGGCAGAAAAAACCGAGAAGAAGTCCGGCGGAATCGGCGAGGTCATCTCCGTGATCGTCCAGGCGCTGATCCTGGCGCTGCTGATCCGGACATTTCTGTTCCAGCCCTTCTCGATCCCGTCGGGATCGATGCGTCCGACGCTGCTCGAAGGCGACTATCTGTTCGTCTCCAAGTTCTCCTACGGCTATTCGCGCTACTCGTTTCCGTTCGGTCCCGACCTGTTCGAGGGCCGCGTCTGGGCCGATGCGCCCGAACGCGGCGACGTGGTCGTTTTCAAGCTGCCCTCCAATCCGCGCCTCGACTACATCAAGCGGGTGATCGGCCTTCCCGGCGACACGGTCCAGATCCGCGAAGGCGCGCTGATGCTCAATGGCGAACCGGTCGAGCGGGAGGCGGTCGGCACGATCGACGATGTCGACATCACCGAGCAGAACCGGCCGGTGCAGGTCTATCGCGAAACGCTTCCGAACGGCGTTTCCTACCGCACGCTCGATGTCACCCAAGGTACGGTCGGCGACGACACGCGCGAGTTCGTGGTGCCCGAGGGCCATTTTTTCATGCTCGGCGACAATCGCGACAACTCCGCCGACAGCCGCTTCAACGTCGGCTACGTCCCGCACGAAAACCTCGTCGGCCGGGCCAACATCATCTTCTTCTCGATCGCCGGCGGCGCCTCGCCGCTCGAGATCTGGCGCTGGCCGACCGAACTGCGCTTTGACCGCTTCTTCCGGTCCGCCTCGCGATGA
- the rnc gene encoding ribonuclease III, with translation MTTGSAAEPPVSDATLAHLHRVTGHAFADLERLDRALTHSSARARTGTDYERLEFLGDRVLGLCVAELLFAEFRDADEGELSVRLNALVNSETLASVADELGLTPFIRTGADMGDIGSARLKSVRADVVEALIATIYLDGGLEAARAFITRCWTERARHVMAARRDAKTELQEWTHKTFSETPSYRVVGRDGPDHAPSFTVEVRIGKLRPEQATGPSKRQAEQLAATALLIREGIWPVDGLAS, from the coding sequence ATGACCACCGGTTCCGCCGCCGAACCGCCCGTTTCCGATGCGACGCTGGCCCATCTGCATCGGGTCACGGGACATGCCTTCGCCGACCTTGAACGGCTCGACCGGGCGCTGACCCATTCGAGCGCCCGCGCCCGCACCGGCACCGATTACGAGCGGCTCGAGTTTCTCGGCGACCGGGTGCTCGGCCTTTGCGTCGCCGAACTGCTGTTCGCCGAGTTTCGCGATGCCGACGAGGGCGAACTGTCGGTGCGCCTGAACGCGCTGGTCAATTCCGAAACGCTGGCGTCGGTCGCCGACGAACTGGGGCTGACCCCGTTCATCCGCACCGGGGCCGACATGGGCGATATCGGCTCGGCGCGGCTCAAGAGCGTGCGCGCCGACGTGGTCGAAGCGCTGATCGCCACCATCTATCTCGACGGCGGGCTCGAAGCCGCGCGCGCCTTCATCACCCGTTGCTGGACCGAGCGCGCCCGCCACGTCATGGCCGCCCGGCGCGACGCCAAGACCGAATTGCAGGAGTGGACGCACAAGACCTTTTCGGAGACGCCGAGCTACCGGGTGGTTGGGCGCGATGGGCCCGACCATGCCCCGTCCTTTACCGTCGAGGTGCGGATCGGAAAGCTTCGCCCCGAACAGGCGACCGGCCCCTCCAAGCGTCAGGCCGAGCAACTTGCCGCCACCGCGCTCCTGATCCGCGAGGGCATCTGGCCGGTCGACGGGTTGGCGTCATGA
- the pyrE gene encoding orotate phosphoribosyltransferase produces the protein MNTDEVLSIFKSAGAVLEGHFILTSGLHSPVFLQKARVFMHPDKTETLCRALAEKVRAQIAGDLDYCVGPAIGGLIPAYETARHLGVPAIWVEREEGAFRLRRFEIEPGARVVIIEDIVTTGLSIRETVDCMKALGAEVVAAACLIDRSAGKADVGVPLIALAEYEVPAFAPDDVPPGLAAIPATKPGSRSL, from the coding sequence ATGAACACCGACGAAGTCCTGTCGATCTTCAAGTCCGCCGGCGCGGTGCTGGAGGGTCATTTCATCCTGACGTCCGGCCTGCACAGCCCGGTCTTCCTGCAGAAGGCCCGGGTCTTCATGCATCCGGACAAGACCGAGACGCTTTGCCGGGCGCTCGCCGAAAAGGTCCGCGCCCAAATCGCCGGTGACCTTGACTATTGCGTCGGTCCGGCGATCGGCGGGCTGATCCCGGCCTACGAGACCGCGCGGCATCTGGGTGTGCCCGCCATCTGGGTCGAGCGCGAGGAGGGCGCCTTCCGCCTGCGCCGCTTCGAGATCGAGCCGGGCGCGCGCGTCGTCATCATCGAGGACATCGTCACCACGGGCCTTTCGATCCGCGAGACGGTCGACTGCATGAAGGCGCTCGGTGCCGAGGTGGTCGCGGCGGCCTGCCTGATCGACCGCTCGGCGGGCAAGGCCGATGTCGGCGTACCGCTGATCGCGCTTGCCGAGTACGAGGTTCCCGCATTCGCCCCCGACGACGTGCCGCCCGGACTGGCCGCCATTCCCGCCACCAAGCCGGGGAGCCGGTCGTTGTGA